Below is a genomic region from Vulgatibacter sp..
AGCCCTTCTTGCCGAGGCCGCCGACACCGCTGCCGAAGGAGCCCATGCCGCCGCCGCGGCCCTTGGTGCCCACCGCGCCGACGCCGATGGTGTTGCCCACGCCGCCGCCGCCGGTGCCCGTGCCCTTGAGGCCGAGGCCGCCGAAGCCGTGGGCGTCGCCGACGCCGTTGCCGGTGATGCCGCCGATGGCGCCCTTGAGATCGCCGCCCAGGCCGCTGGTGCCGAAGATGGTGGAGAGGCCGGCGTTCTTGCCCTTGCCGAGCATCGCGAGGATGCCCTGGTTCTTCACCTGCTCCTTGTCGTTGGGATCGATGGCCCGCGGCGCCGAACGCGTGTTGCGCTTGGGAGCGTCGCGCTTGCCCATCTGCCCCTCGTCGCCTGCGGCCTTCGCCGCCATCTGGCCCGGATCCTTCGGGGCCTTGAGCGAGAGCTTGTCGAAGAAGGGGTTGTAGTGGCGCTTCGGCGCCTCGAAGAGCGTCTTCGCCCAGCGCGCCTCGTTGGAGTGGAGATCGTCCTGCCAGATGTCCGCGTCGTAGGCGCTGTTGGCAGCGCCGACGATGAGGCCGCCGATGAGGAAGGCGGCGACGACGAAGACGTTGAGGAACTGGTAGTCGAGGCGCTGCGCCCACGGCACCACCGCCTGCTTCGGCGTGGGCCGGAAGCAGACGTCGGCGCGGATGTGGCCGAGGTCGACCCAGGCAGCCTCGTGGCTCGCCAGCGGCAGCTCGTAGAAGCCGGGCTCCTCGCCGGGCCGCACCTTGCCGGCCTTCACCAGATCGGAGAGGCGCTGCGGCCCTGCGTCGCTGATCCACTCGCCGTCCATCGAGCCGTTGAACGCGAGCGTCCAGCTGCCGTCGTTGCGCTTGAGGAGCGGGAAGGCGTCGCCGGGCAGGTGCGCGGCGTCGAGCTGGAAGTCGGCCTCGACGCCGGCGCCGACGGTTACCTGGGTCTGCTCGTCGAAGTGGCCCACGGCGAGCTGGGTGTCGCCCCAGAAGAAGCGCACGTCGAGCTGAAGGGCCCGGTCGGTTGCGCTACGCGGCAGCGGGAGCGGCCGCGGGGGCGGTGCGTGGGTGGTGGACGCAGGCTGCCGCACCAGGGAGATCCGGCCGATCTTGATCTGCGGCTGCGCCCAGGCCTCGGCGACGGTGCCGGGCGAGGGCTTCGCGGCAGCAACCGCCGGCGCTGCGGTCGCCGCGGGAGCGGCAGGCTGCGCCACGTTCTGCGCCACGTTCTGCGGCGCTGCTGCGGCAACCGGCGGTGCCGGCTCCGCCGGGGCCTGGGCAGGTGCCGCGGCCTGCGGCTCAACCGCAGCCGCCGCGGCGTTCTGCGCTGCAGCCTGTGCCGCGGCGATCACCTGCGCCGCTGCCTGCTGCGCAGCGGCGAGGACCTCCGGCGGGACCTGGGGCACCACGCTCGCCACCGGCAACTCGGCGGCGGTCCCAGCCGCTGCTGCAGCGGGGGTGTCCTCGGCCTCTCCGGGCGCCTCGTCCGCAGCTGCAGCGGCAGGTGCGGTGGTGGTGGTGTCGCCAGCGCCTGCCTCTGCCTCGGCGCCGATCGCGATCTCGAGGCGGGTGGCCCCGATCTCGATCGCGTCGCCGTTCGCCAGCGCCGCCTTGCTGATCCGCTTGCCGTTGACGAAGGTCCCTTCGACCGACCCCATGTCGATCACCGAAACCTGGCCGTCTCCGGCGACCTCGATCACCGCATGGATGCGCGAGACACGCTCGTCGTCGATGCAGAGGTGCGCGGACGAGAGCCTGCCGACCTTGATGATCTCGCGGTGGAACTCTTTGGTTGCTACGAGCTGCCCGTCCCGGAGGACCCGCAGCGTGAGCGGAATGGCCATGTCGTTTGCTCCTGGCGCGCCCGGCACGAGGCCGGGCGCAGCGGGCTTCAGAGCTCGCCCACCGATTCGAGAACCTCGTCCCGGAAACTCTCGCGAACCTTGATCAGGTTGGTGTGGCGCACCTTCTGCCGTGCATCCACGTGCTCACCGTCGGGCCTGGTGAGATCGCCCTGGATCGTGTCGTCCTCGAAGTCGATGACGGTCTCCTTGGCGTACTCGACGTTCTGCTCCGCCGCGAGGGCGGGCGACGCTGCGAGCAGAAGCCCTACAACCGCCACCAGACGTGCAATCGCTGCACTAGAAGTCATCATCGGGCTCCTCCGGATCGTGCTGCGGCGCAGGCGCCGGACCAGCTTGCTGCGGCGCGGGCGCAGGCGCCAGTTCCTCTTCTGCCGCTGCGGGCTCCTCAGCCGGGGCTGCTGCAGCGGGAGCGGCCTCCCCCGACGCGTCGGCGGTCGCCTCGCCAGCGGGCTGCTCCCCGGCACCGGCGCCGCCTGCGGCCTGCGCCTCCCGCGCCGCCTCTTCGGCGGCACGCTGCGCCATCGCCTTCTCCTCCAGCTTCAGCGCGACGAGCTGCTCGCACTCGCGCAGGTCGGCGAAGACCGGATGCTCGGCGGGCAGGTTCATCGAGTTGCCGGAGATGAACTCGCGGTAGTGGGCGAGGGCCTCCTCGGGCTGGTCCTTGTGCCGGTGGAGGATCGACGCGATGCCGTACTGCGGCCGCGGGTCGTTCGGGGCGAGGACGAGCACCTGCCGGTAGCCGGCGAGGGCCTCGTCGATCTTGCCGAGGCCCCGGAGGGCGATGGCCAGATCGAGCTGCGCCCCGACGTTCTTCTCGTCGTGGCGGAGGATCGCGCCGTAGTGGCTCGCCGCCTCGTCGAAGTTGCGGGCCTCGAGGGCTGCCGCAGCCACCTTCGCCCTGGCGGGGAGATGGTCCTCGCGCAGCTGCACCACCTGCCGGTACTGCGCCAGCGCCGCGGCGGGGTCACCCTCCTTCTCGCGGATCTCGCCGAGAAGGTAGACCAGCTCCGCGTCGGTGGCCTCGTAGCCGATGCCACGCAGGGTCACCAGCTTCGCCAGCGAGAGCTGGCCGCGCTCGAGGTGGACCTGCGCCACGACCTTGTGGGCGGTGAGGTTCTTCGGCTCGCGGAGCAACGCCTCCCGGGCCAGCTCC
It encodes:
- a CDS encoding AgmX/PglI C-terminal domain-containing protein, whose product is MAIPLTLRVLRDGQLVATKEFHREIIKVGRLSSAHLCIDDERVSRIHAVIEVAGDGQVSVIDMGSVEGTFVNGKRISKAALANGDAIEIGATRLEIAIGAEAEAGAGDTTTTAPAAAAADEAPGEAEDTPAAAAAGTAAELPVASVVPQVPPEVLAAAQQAAAQVIAAAQAAAQNAAAAAVEPQAAAPAQAPAEPAPPVAAAAPQNVAQNVAQPAAPAATAAPAVAAAKPSPGTVAEAWAQPQIKIGRISLVRQPASTTHAPPPRPLPLPRSATDRALQLDVRFFWGDTQLAVGHFDEQTQVTVGAGVEADFQLDAAHLPGDAFPLLKRNDGSWTLAFNGSMDGEWISDAGPQRLSDLVKAGKVRPGEEPGFYELPLASHEAAWVDLGHIRADVCFRPTPKQAVVPWAQRLDYQFLNVFVVAAFLIGGLIVGAANSAYDADIWQDDLHSNEARWAKTLFEAPKRHYNPFFDKLSLKAPKDPGQMAAKAAGDEGQMGKRDAPKRNTRSAPRAIDPNDKEQVKNQGILAMLGKGKNAGLSTIFGTSGLGGDLKGAIGGITGNGVGDAHGFGGLGLKGTGTGGGGVGNTIGVGAVGTKGRGGGMGSFGSGVGGLGKKGSSDVQISSSEAVIVGYDKELVRKVVHSHHSQLKYCYESELVRQPNMSGKITVKWVIGSQGRVTQVSTVSSSLNNARVASCINARVKSWNFPAPKGGGIAVITYPFVFRPSGG
- the cglF gene encoding adventurous gliding motility protein CglF, which encodes MTSSAAIARLVAVVGLLLAASPALAAEQNVEYAKETVIDFEDDTIQGDLTRPDGEHVDARQKVRHTNLIKVRESFRDEVLESVGEL
- the gltE gene encoding adventurous gliding motility TPR repeat lipoprotein GltE; the encoded protein is MRANRIFAALLLATAFGTGCATTGAVDAGPVAVERPTGEDKPREISPAAKRKFGDAVRAYNDGLALKVVDWDALARKFQTVVDEDAAHAEAWFNLGVIAERRGLPDEAAGHYRRAIEAKPTLKAAYENLAVLMENAGDRAGAEEQYKNVLRAYPADAGARARLAVLYREGGDNDRALELAREALLREPKNLTAHKVVAQVHLERGQLSLAKLVTLRGIGYEATDAELVYLLGEIREKEGDPAAALAQYRQVVQLREDHLPARAKVAAAALEARNFDEAASHYGAILRHDEKNVGAQLDLAIALRGLGKIDEALAGYRQVLVLAPNDPRPQYGIASILHRHKDQPEEALAHYREFISGNSMNLPAEHPVFADLRECEQLVALKLEEKAMAQRAAEEAAREAQAAGGAGAGEQPAGEATADASGEAAPAAAAPAEEPAAAEEELAPAPAPQQAGPAPAPQHDPEEPDDDF